Sequence from the Fusobacterium periodonticum 1_1_41FAA genome:
ATCTTCATCTATTTCTGTTTCATATCCACTTTCTACACATCTAGCTATCATTTTTTTCTTCTCATTTTTTATAACTTTTTCATCTTTCTTTGGGCTACAAATAGGACATTCTTTATCTGTATCTTCAATTTCACTACCACAAATTTCACATTCTCTTGTCATTTATCTCTCTATCTCCTTATATTTTATTTTATTAATATTTTCTTTTACTTTTCTCTTATTGACTCTATTTTCAGAATTAATTTTAACTTTAATTTTTGTATTATGTTTTTTATCAGGTTCATTATATCTTACTTCTTTAAATATAACTCCTCTTACTCTTAATTCTTCAACTAATTCTGGAAACATAGAGCAAAAATTGCATTGTTCTTCGTATAACTTATCAGATTCTTTTTCACTCATTTCTTCATCAAAGCCAATACCAACGATTTTTAATGTCAACATTTTTTCTTGGGTATCAGACATAAAAACATCGATTCCTGTGGAATCATTAACTTTATATAGTAATCTATTATCTGTTTTCACTCTTTCTATATATTCTGAGTCTACCATATTATATCCATGTTTCATCATAACATCATCAAGTTGTTCTTTAATATAATTTTTTACTGAAATATTTTCAACTTTCTTTTTAAAAATCTCTATTTCATTTCTTATTTCTTCTTTTGAAGCAAAATCTCTTATTGATTTTATATCAGAATAATTAAGAGAATAAACTTGTTTTAGATAATCTTCATATAAACTTTCAATTTCTTTAACATTTGATTTAATTATTTTTAAACTTGATTCAATAATTTCTCTTCTTTCTAAAAGTAGTTCTTTTTTTAGATCTAAATCAATATCTTTTTTTTCTAACTCTAAAAATTGTATTTTCATATCAAGAACTTCTTGTCTATAATCAACTGTACATTCATTATTTTCTAAAAAATCAGAGAGTTTTTCAAAAATCTCTTTTGTAATTATTTCTATATCTTTAGTAGAAAGAGCATTTTCATTTTTCTTATCTTCTTTTTCAGAAAAAATAGAAAAATTAAATACTTCATCAGTTTTCACTTTTTCTATTTTTATCTCTTTAAACTCAGATTTTTTTATATTTTCGGTATTTTGACTATCAATTTTAAGAATTTTATCCACTATTTTTTTTATATCTATTGAAATAGATTTTGCACCTTCTTTTTTCTCAAGTGAAATTTTATCAATTAAGGAAATTATATTATTTCTATCTTCCTGAATTTGAAATTTATTGATTTTATTGATAGCAGTTTCAATTTTTTTAAATATGCTATCATAATCTTCTTTAAATTCTCCCAATATTTTTTCAGAATCTCTGTTTATTATTTCAAGTTCATTAAAGCTTTCATTAACATTTGCTTTATTTACAATATTATTTAAACTTTTATAAAATTTTTCTTTTAAAAGTTCAAGCTTTCTAGCTAACTTATCTGAAATAATAGAATCAATAGTTTTTACATTAAAACTATTAAGTATTCTTACTTTATTTTTTATTTCAAATATAATTTTTGATTTTCTTTCATTTTCTCTTTGTAATTCTGCTCTTCTTTGCATATCTAAATCTACTCTACTTACTTTAGGACCACTCATAGCTCTCTCCTTTAAATAATTTTCCTTTCTATTATAACATTTTTTTAATAAAAATGCTAAAGAAAAGAAAGTATAAAAATAAAAGGATTAACTTCTGTTTTTATAGAAGTTAATCCTTATTGGTAAATTAAATTTACTTAATTTTTTCCATTTCATCAACAAATTTTTTTGTTATTTGTTGTGGTCTAGTTATTGCTCCTCCAACTACAACTGCAAAAGCTCCAAGCTCAAGTGCATTTTTAGCTTTTAGAGGAGTATCAATATTTCCTTCAGCAATTACAGGAATTTTTACAGTTTTAATAACTTTTTCAAGTTCTTCTAAAGCCTTAAAATTTTTTGTATATTCAGTATAACCAACAAGAGTTGTTCCTACTATATTAAAACCAATTTCTTCAGCATACAATGCTTCATCAACTGAAGATATATCTGCCATAATAAGCTGATTAGGATATTTTTTCCTTACTTCATTTATAAAGTCTTTTAAGTCTTTTTTATCAGGTCTTTCTCTTTTGGTAGCATCAATAGCTATTATCTGAACTCCTTCATTTACTAAGGCTTCAACTTCTTTAATTGTAGGTGTAATATAGACATTGCAGTTATCATAAACTTTTTTTATAATTCCAATTATTGGTAAAGATACATTTTTTTTAATTTCTTTTATATCTTCAACAGTATTTGCACGAATCCCTCCTGCTCCACCAACATGGGCTGCATATGCCATTCTTCCCATAATGAACGAACTATGAAGTGGTTCATCTTCTAAAGCTTGACAAGAAACTATCAATTTTCCTTTTATATTTTCTAAAGTTTTATTCATTTTTGCCTCTCTAACTAATTTTTGAAAAATCTTTCATGTAGTTCTTTTGCAAATTCAACTTGTTCTTTACTAATTCTTTTCATAGGTTTTCTACAATATCCAGCATCTACACCTTCAAGTTTTAAAATTTCTTTTATTGTTTGATATAGACCATTTGATAGAATTCCTTCTATTAAGTCATTAGTAGTGTGTTGAATTTCTAAAGCTTCAGCTATTTTAGAGTTTTTAGCCAATTCAAATATTTGCTTAGCTCTTATTCCATTGACATTGTATGTACTTCCAATTGCTCCATCTACTCCAAGAACAGTAGCAGGTAATAGCATTTCATCAAAACCAGCAAATATTAATTTATCTGGAAAAGCTTTTCTAACTCTTTCTAAAAGATAGAAATCTCCAGCAGTGAATTTAATCCCTATAATTTTTTCATTTTCAAATAATTCTCCAAATTGAGAAAGAGACATATTAACTCCAGTTAAAAATGGAATAGAATATATTACCATATAATTTCCTGTTTCTCTAACTATAGTTTCATAGTAGTCTTTTATTTCAGAGAAATCAAATTTATAGTAGAAAGGTGTTACAGCAGACAGGCATTTATAACCTAATTTTGTTACATACTTTCCTAATTCAACAGCTTCATGTAGGTTTATACTTCCTACTTGAGCAATAAGATGTACAGCATCTTTTGCTTCGTCTATTGCTATTTCAAAAACTCTTTTCTTTTCTTCAGTAGAAATCATAAAGTTTTCTCCAGTACTTCCACCTACATATAGTCCATCTACTTTCATTTTATCAATATTATATCTTACAATTTCTCTTAAACCTTTTTCATTAATACTTCCATCTTCATTATATGGAACCATTAATGCTGAATATATTCCTTTCATAATTCCCTATTTCCTCCATTTTATTTCTGATTAATTTTTTCTAAAAGTAAATAAGCTGCCCCTATCATTCCAGCATTATTACCAAGTTTTGCTTGTTTTATATTAAGGTTCTCTTTAAATCTAGGTCCAATTTTTTTAGATAGACTGTCCTCAATTTTTTTTATAAGATAATCCCCTTGCTCAATAACTCCCCCTCCTAGGATTATATCCTTCGGGTTAAAACAGTATACTAAACTTGAAAGCCCATCTGTTAAATTTTCAATCCATTCTGCAATAATATTCTTATATTCAATAAGGCCTTGCTTTTCTAAATTAAAAATTTCTTCTCCGTTTAATATTTTTCCTGTTTTCTCTCTTGTTAATCTAATTAAAGCTGTGGTAGAAGCAAAGTCTTGAAATTCTCCTTTTTTAATTAGTATATGTCCAAATTCTCCAGCTACAAAATTTTCCCCTCTAAAAAGTTCATTATTTAAAATGATTCCTCCACCTATACCTGTTCCTATTGTAAGGCAGATAAAATTATTTAAATCTTTTCCTGACCCTATCCATTTTTCACCAAGAGCCATACAATTAACATCATTTTCTAAAATAGCTGGAAGATTATACCTTTTCTCTAGGATTTCAACAAGATTACAACCTATCCAATTAGGTATGATAGGGGCTCCCCCTATCACTTCCCCTATCATACCATTTATTTGTCCTGTACCAGATACAGCTATCCCAACAAGATCATTTTCTTTACATTTTTTTAATATAGTGTCAATTTTTTCTAAAATATTGTCTAAACCTTTTTCGGCTTCGGTTTTTATTTTATCAGTTGATAAGATTTCTCCTTTAGAAGATACTAAACCATATTTTATCATTGTTCCACCAATATCTATTGCTAAAATATTCATTTATTATCCTCCCATTATTAGATTAGGTAGGAATAAAACAAGTTGTGGAAATACAGTTATGATAATTAAAGTTATAAGTATTGGTAACAAGAATGGGAAAACACCTTTTGCTACTGTACTTACACTCATTTTTCCAACTTGTGCAACCACAAAGAGAGCCATTCCCATTGGCGGAGTTAATATACCTATCATCATATTTAATGTAGTCATAACTCCAAAGAATACTAAATCAATTCCAACTTGTTCTGCTATAGGAATCAACATTGGTAACACTAAAAATTGTAAAGCTAAAGCATCTATAAACATTCCTAAGAATAAAAGTAATAAGTTTATCATTACTAAAACCATCATAGGAGATGTTGCATACTTAATAAATACTTCTGCTATTCTCATAGCAACTTGTTCTCTTGCAATAATATCTCCAAAGAAAGTAACTGTCATTATCATAAGTACTGTTACTCCACTTATTGCAACAGCTTCAATACAATGTCCAAAGAAAGATTTTACAGTTAATTCTTTATAGATAAATCCTCCTAAAATTATTGAATAGAATGTTGCTATAACAGCAGCTTCTGTAGGAGTAAATATTCCAGAGAATATCCCACCAATTATCAAAACAGGTGTTAATAATGCCCAAAATGATCTTTTAAATGCTATCCATCTTTCTTGTGGAGTAGCTTTAGCAGCTTTTTTATAACCTCTTTTTTTACATACAAAGTAGTTCATTATCATAAGTGCAATAGTAGTTAAGAAACCTGGAACAAAACCAGATAAAAATAATTTTGCTATTGATTGGTTTGCTATAACTCCATATATAATCATACTTATGCTAGGAGGAACTAATGGTCCTATGATACAAGAAGCAGCTGTAAGTCCACCACAAATATCATCATCATATCCTTCATCTCTCATTGCCTTTATTTCAAGTTGGCCTAAACCTCCTGCATCAGCAATAGCTGAACCTGACATCCCAGAGAATATTAGACTTGCCGCAACATTAACATGTCCCATTCCACCTGTATAATGTCCTAACATTGCCTTAGCAAAGTTAAATATTCTTTCTGTTATTCCAGCACCATTCATTAAAATTCCAGTTAATATAAAGAATGGAACACTTAAAAGACTGAAACTATCTAAACTATAAACTAGTTTATCAGATGCAAAATATACAACTTTCCATCTAGTAAGAGCAAAATATAGAATACAAGCTATAAGTAATGACCAACCAACTGGAACACCAAAAAATATCATTATTAACCAAGCTAGTAAGACATAATAAACAGTCATTTCACCAAGATCAAAATATTCTGATAGTTTTAAAACTTTAAATAATTCTGGTTTTATAAATGCTATAAGAACTAAAATTATCATTAAAGCTAACATAAAAATAGGTTTAATACATACTTTTCCTTCAGTATAATTTTCTGAATATGCTTGATAAAATCTAACTAGCATTAATAAAGTGATAAGAGGTAAAGCTAAATACATCCATTTCATTGAAATTCCCAATGAAACTATTTCTAATTCTTCCTTTTTTATAAATAGATCATATCCAAAATATAGAAAGAATATTAAGCAACCTAAAATCAAAATTTG
This genomic interval carries:
- a CDS encoding N-acetylmannosamine-6-phosphate 2-epimerase, translating into MNKTLENIKGKLIVSCQALEDEPLHSSFIMGRMAYAAHVGGAGGIRANTVEDIKEIKKNVSLPIIGIIKKVYDNCNVYITPTIKEVEALVNEGVQIIAIDATKRERPDKKDLKDFINEVRKKYPNQLIMADISSVDEALYAEEIGFNIVGTTLVGYTEYTKNFKALEELEKVIKTVKIPVIAEGNIDTPLKAKNALELGAFAVVVGGAITRPQQITKKFVDEMEKIK
- a CDS encoding N-acetylneuraminate lyase encodes the protein MKGIYSALMVPYNEDGSINEKGLREIVRYNIDKMKVDGLYVGGSTGENFMISTEEKKRVFEIAIDEAKDAVHLIAQVGSINLHEAVELGKYVTKLGYKCLSAVTPFYYKFDFSEIKDYYETIVRETGNYMVIYSIPFLTGVNMSLSQFGELFENEKIIGIKFTAGDFYLLERVRKAFPDKLIFAGFDEMLLPATVLGVDGAIGSTYNVNGIRAKQIFELAKNSKIAEALEIQHTTNDLIEGILSNGLYQTIKEILKLEGVDAGYCRKPMKRISKEQVEFAKELHERFFKN
- a CDS encoding ROK family protein — its product is MNILAIDIGGTMIKYGLVSSKGEILSTDKIKTEAEKGLDNILEKIDTILKKCKENDLVGIAVSGTGQINGMIGEVIGGAPIIPNWIGCNLVEILEKRYNLPAILENDVNCMALGEKWIGSGKDLNNFICLTIGTGIGGGIILNNELFRGENFVAGEFGHILIKKGEFQDFASTTALIRLTREKTGKILNGEEIFNLEKQGLIEYKNIIAEWIENLTDGLSSLVYCFNPKDIILGGGVIEQGDYLIKKIEDSLSKKIGPRFKENLNIKQAKLGNNAGMIGAAYLLLEKINQK
- a CDS encoding TRAP transporter large permease subunit, with product MKIFNKLEEWIGGSLFIGLFLILVIQIFARQVFDSPLIWSEELSRLMFVYVGLLGVSMGIRSQQHIMIDFLYAKFPKSMQKVVFTIIQILILGCLIFFLYFGYDLFIKKEELEIVSLGISMKWMYLALPLITLLMLVRFYQAYSENYTEGKVCIKPIFMLALMIILVLIAFIKPELFKVLKLSEYFDLGEMTVYYVLLAWLIMIFFGVPVGWSLLIACILYFALTRWKVVYFASDKLVYSLDSFSLLSVPFFILTGILMNGAGITERIFNFAKAMLGHYTGGMGHVNVAASLIFSGMSGSAIADAGGLGQLEIKAMRDEGYDDDICGGLTAASCIIGPLVPPSISMIIYGVIANQSIAKLFLSGFVPGFLTTIALMIMNYFVCKKRGYKKAAKATPQERWIAFKRSFWALLTPVLIIGGIFSGIFTPTEAAVIATFYSIILGGFIYKELTVKSFFGHCIEAVAISGVTVLMIMTVTFFGDIIAREQVAMRIAEVFIKYATSPMMVLVMINLLLLFLGMFIDALALQFLVLPMLIPIAEQVGIDLVFFGVMTTLNMMIGILTPPMGMALFVVAQVGKMSVSTVAKGVFPFLLPILITLIIITVFPQLVLFLPNLIMGG